One bacterium DNA window includes the following coding sequences:
- the ccmA gene encoding heme ABC exporter ATP-binding protein CcmA: MPRSAAAIAARDLWRGFGRERVLRGVSLDVPAGGGLAVFGANGSGKSTLLRVLAGLLRPARGTVRVAGDDPFAAPRARCRIGYVGHEPMLYGGLTIRENLHLYAALYALEAAPGRIDEVSALLDLTRYRDTVVARLSRGLVQRAAVARALLHAPDVLLLDEPFSGLDPDAAARVAAHAGAFRRAGGTVVLATHQGTDAVRLASDARLLANGRLGAPRVLAGADAESVEGWYREAAAAARRAPARPS; encoded by the coding sequence GTGCCGCGGAGCGCGGCGGCGATCGCCGCCCGGGATCTGTGGCGGGGATTCGGCCGCGAGCGCGTCCTGCGCGGCGTATCGCTCGACGTGCCGGCCGGCGGGGGCCTAGCCGTCTTCGGCGCCAACGGATCGGGCAAATCGACGTTACTGCGGGTGCTGGCCGGCCTCCTGCGCCCGGCGCGCGGGACGGTGCGCGTCGCCGGCGACGACCCCTTCGCCGCGCCGCGCGCGCGCTGCCGGATCGGCTACGTCGGCCATGAGCCGATGCTGTACGGCGGCCTGACGATCCGGGAAAACCTGCACCTGTACGCGGCGCTGTACGCGCTTGAGGCGGCGCCGGGGCGGATCGACGAGGTCTCAGCGCTCCTCGACCTCACCCGGTACCGCGACACGGTCGTGGCCCGGCTCTCGCGGGGACTCGTGCAACGGGCGGCGGTCGCGCGCGCGCTGCTCCACGCGCCGGACGTGTTGCTGCTCGACGAGCCCTTCTCCGGGCTCGACCCGGACGCCGCCGCCCGTGTGGCCGCGCACGCCGGCGCGTTTCGCCGGGCCGGCGGGACCGTCGTGCTGGCGACGCATCAGGGCACCGACGCTGTCCGCCTCGCCTCCGACGCGCGCCTTCTCGCGAACGGCCGGCTCGGCGCCCCGCGCGTGCTGGCCGGCGCGGACGCGGAGAGCGTCGAGGGCTGGT